GGTCCGGAACAAGAATGGCGCCCGCGGGTCCTCGATCGTCCCGGCCGACGTCACGCACACGAACCTGCGCACGCGCGCCTCCGCCATCGCCCACAAGATGGCGGCGAATCCGTCCGAAAAGAGGTTCGTCTCGCCGAGGTCTTTCCCTGTCCCGAGCGCCGAGATCACCGCGTCCACGCCGCGCATCGCCGGCCCCACGTGGCCCCACTCGAGCACGTCTCCTTGCACGAGCTCGAGGCGCGGCGACCAGGCGCCCACGGCCGCGGGCCTGCGCGCGAACGCCCGCACCTCGTAGCCCGCGTCGAGCGCCTGCGCCACGACCTCTCGACCCGTGGGCCCCGAAGCCCCGAAGACCAAGATCTTCATGCGCCGAATCATCGTACGTCGGGCGCGACGTCGCAACGCGTATCGTTTACAATCCCCTCATGGCCAGGCTGCCCCCGCCGCCCCCGAGCTCCGAGATCACGCCCGAAGCGCGATACCTGCGCCGCCGCGAGATCCTGAAGAGCGCGGGGCTCTTCGTGGGCACGGCCGCGGCGCTCGGCACGGGCCTCGTCGCGCTCACGGGCCGCGGCCGCCGCGCGACCGTCACGGCCGAGCCCCTGCCCCCGGGCCTCGCCCTGCCCACGCCCGGGCCGCCCCCCGCGCCCCCGGGCTCGGCTGCGGCGCGTGATCCTTTCAAGACGGACGAACCTCGCACGCCCTACGAGGACGTGACGACGTACAACAATTTTTACGAGCTCGGCCTCGACAAGGAGGACCCAGCGCGGAACACGAAGACCTTGAAGCCTCGCCCCTGGACCGTGGTGTTCGAGGGCGAGATCAAGAAACCCCAGCGCATCGACATCGATACGCTCTTGAAATGGTTCCCGCTGGAGGAGCGCGTCTACCGCATGCGGTGCGTCGAGACGTGGTCCATGGTGATCCCGTGGCTCGGCTTCCCGCTCGGCAAGCTGATCGAGCGGCTCGAGCCGACGTCGCGGGCGAAATACGTCGCCTTCACGACGCTCATGGATCCGGAGCAGCTCCCGTTCCAGCTCACGGACGTGCTCGAATGGCCCTACCGCGAGGGATTACGCCTCGACGAGGCCAAGCACCCGCTCACGATGCTCGCCGCGGGCCTCTACGGCAAATCGCTGCCGGGGCAAAACGGCGCCCCGCTCCGGCTCGTCGTGCCCTGGAAATACGGGTTCAAGGGGATCAAGTCGATCGTGCGGATCGCGCTCGTCGAGAAGGAGCCCGAGACGTCCTGGAACATGGCCGCCCCGCGCGAATACGGGTTTTACGCGAACGTCAACCCGGAGGTCGCACACCCGCGCTGGAGCCAGGCGATGGAGCGGCGCATCGGCGACCTCGACAAGCGCCCGACGCTGATGTTCAATGGTTACGCGGAGGAGGTCGCGCACCTCTACGCGGGTATGGACCTCCGGATGTTTTATTGATGGCGGCGAGCGAGATCCCCAGGGGCGCGGGCAAGCTCGGCTGGCTCTCGCCCGCGATCGTCACGGGAGGGCTCGCCCCGGCCGTCGTCCTCGTGATCCGCGCCGCCCGGAGGGACCTCGGCGCGAACCCGATCGCCGAGGCAATGAACCAGCTCGGGCTGCTCGCGCTCGTCCTTCTGGTCCTCTCGCTCGCCGCGACGCCGCTCCAGATCGCCACCGGCTGGAAGTGGCCGATCCGCATCCGCAAGACCTTGGGCCTGCTCGGCTTTTTTTACGTCTGCGCGCATTTCCTGGTGTACGCGGTCCTCGACCAGTCCCTCGCCCTCGGCGCGATCGCCGCGGACATCACGAAGAGGCCGTTCATCCTCGTGGGGTTCGTCGCGTTCGTCCTGCTCGTCCCGCTGGCCGCGACGTCGACGGCCAAGGCCCTCAAGCGGATGGGGTTCGCCCGGTGGAAACGATTGCACAGGCTCGCGTACGTGGCCGCGATCCTCGGCATCGTCCATTTCGTGATGCGGGTGAAGAAGGACCTGACCGAGCCGGCGATCTACGGGGCCCTCCTCGGCGGGCTGTTTCTGATCCGGATCATGGACGTGGCGCTGAAGCGCCGGGACAAACGCGGCTCCATGCGCGGTTAAGCCGGCCCGCCCGCCAATCGCCCCACGCCGAACCGCTTCGCCACGGCCAGCAAGACCCCCACGTTCCGCACCTCTTCGGTCGGCAAGAGGAGCCGACGACCCGACGTGAGCCGCACTTCGAGCCACCGGAACGAGAGCTGCATCGCGTCCACGTCGTTCCACGGCGAACCGCTCGCGCCGTAATGAATGCCCGACGCGTCGACCACCACCGGGCCAAACTTGAGCCGCTCCCCCGCGTCGAGCGCGCTCTCCGCCTCCGCGACGAGCCGCGCCGCCGTCTCGTTTTGCACCCGCGCGGCGAGGTCCTTCGCGCCGTCGAGCTCCGTCGGCAGCTCGATCACCCGGCCGTCCCGCGCCCCGAGGCGCACGATCGACTCGGGTGAACGTACGGGCTCGTAGAATCGCGCCCAGATGGCCGTCACGTCGTCCCAGGAGAACACGTGGCTCCCGGAATGGTTGGTGATGCAGATCCCCTCGTCGTGTACGGTCACGCGACCACGGACGCGGCGCACGAAGGCGCGCAGCGCGAAGGCCGCGCCGGTCCCGAACATGCTCGCTTGCAGCACGGCCAAGGCCCAGCGGCCGGGATCCGAGCCGCGCCCGAGCGGCGCGAGCAGCAGCCCGAGCGCGATGAGCGCCGCGACCGAACCCACGACGAGGTAACCGACACGACCCAGCTTGCTCGTGCGGTGTGTCGCGACGGGCGGGCCAAACGAAAGCGGGGCAGCGCGGTAGGGGCTGATCGCCTTGGCGTTCGTTTCGCGAGGGGCTTCGAGGCGCGGAGGCACGAGGGGGGCGAGTATAACCTCGTTCCCGCTGCGACGTGCTACCCTCCGCGCCGACGCGTGATGCGGTATCTCACCCTGCTCGGCCTCCAGCTCCGCAAGTCGGCCACGCTCGCGATGCAGTATCGCTGGGATTTCGTGGTCAGCGGGGCCCTCGCCCTGCTCTGGACGGCCGCGGGCCTGGTGCCGTTCCACATCGCCTTCCACGGCAGGCCACCCGTCGGCGGCTGGACGTACGAGAGCGCGCTCGTCGTCGTGGGCTTTTTCACGCTGCTCCGGGGCGTGCTCGACGGCGCCGTCAACCCCTCGCTCCTCTCGGTCGTGCAGCAGATCCGCGAAGGTACGCTCGATTTCGTGCTGCTCAAGCCCGCCGACGCGCAATTCCTCGTCTCGACCACGAAGTTCGAGGTCTTCCGCGTGCTCGACGCGCTCGCCGGGCTCGGCCTCGTCACCTTCGCTTTCGTGCGCCTCGGCCACGCGCCCAGCGCGGCCGGCGTGCTCACGGCCCTCGTCATGCTCGTGGCGGCCACGGTGGTCCTTTATTCGATCTGGATCCTCGTCATCGCCGCGGCATTCTGGGTGGTCCGCGTGGACAACCTCGCGTACCTCTTCGACTCGATCTTCGATTTCGCGCGCTGGCCCGTGTCCGTGTTCAAAGGAATCTGGAAGTTCGTCTTCACCTTCGTCATCCCGCTCGGCGTGATGACGACCTACCCGGCCGAGGCGCTGCTCGGCGCGCTCGCCACAGAGACCGCCGTCGCCTCGATCTTCGGCGCGACCGCGCTCGCCGTGGCCGCGCGCGCCGTCTGGACCCGCGCCATCGGCCATTATACCTCCGCTTCGAGCTGAACGTCCCGCGATGCCCTCCGATCTAGCCCTCGACACGAAAGTCACGCCCGTCCCCGGTTCGTCCGGTCATTACACAACCCATTTGCCCGACGCCTGGAGCTGGAACCTGCCCTCGGGCGGCGTGCTCATGACCGTGGCGCTGCGCGCGATCGAAGACGCCATCGGCGACGCGACGTTTCGCCCGGTCTCGGCGACGTCGCTCTTCTGCACCCCCGTCCCGGCGGGGCCACTCGAGGTGCGGGTCGAGATCCTCCGGCGAGGGAATGCGGCCGTGCAGGCGCGCGCCGCGCTCCGCGCCGAGGCGTCCCCGGGCACGGACCTCGAGGTGAGCGCGACCTTCGCCCGGGAGCGGCCCGGGATCGACCTCATCGACACCTCGCCTCCACGTGTCCCCGATCCCGAGCAGGCCCCGCCGATCGTGGAGCCGCGCCGCTCGACCCCTGGCCGGACCGAATACCCGTTCCTCGACAACTTCGACTCGCGCCTCGGGCTCGGGCACGTCTGGTGGGAGCCCGGCTGGTCCGCGGGGCCTGCTCGTTATGCGCGCTGGATGCGTTACAAGATCCCCCAGCGCCTGCCGGACGGCACGCTCGATCCCTTCGCGATCCCGCCGATCGCGGACCTCATGCCCCCCGCCCTGCGCCAGAAGCTCGGCCCGGACGGCCCGCCTTTCCACGCGCCGAGCCTGGACCTCACGGTGCATTTCCTCGACCCCACGACGAGCGAATGGCAACTCGTGAGCGTGTGGGCGCGCAGGGCGCGGATGGGTCACGCGACGGCGGAGGTGGAGGTCTGGGGCGCGGACGGCAAGCTCACGGCGTACGCGACGCAGACGATGTTTCTGCGCAAACCGACCCGGTAGCGCCGAGTGCATTGACGAACCACGCGGACCCCCGCACGATGCCTCGCCATGGAACGAAAGAAGGCGCGATGGGCGGCGATGCTCTCGCTCGTCGCGGCGCTCGTGTTGCCTTCCCGCGCGCGCGCCGACGCCGTCCCGCCCGCGCCGACCTCGTGTCCCAGCGGGACCCACGGCATCACCGGGCACCTCGGCGCGGGCTGCGCCCCCGACCACTGCCCCACCGGCTCCGAACCTGCCGTCTG
The nucleotide sequence above comes from Polyangium spumosum. Encoded proteins:
- a CDS encoding sulfite oxidase heme-binding subunit YedZ — its product is MAASEIPRGAGKLGWLSPAIVTGGLAPAVVLVIRAARRDLGANPIAEAMNQLGLLALVLLVLSLAATPLQIATGWKWPIRIRKTLGLLGFFYVCAHFLVYAVLDQSLALGAIAADITKRPFILVGFVAFVLLVPLAATSTAKALKRMGFARWKRLHRLAYVAAILGIVHFVMRVKKDLTEPAIYGALLGGLFLIRIMDVALKRRDKRGSMRG
- a CDS encoding DUF6585 family protein encodes the protein MPPRLEAPRETNAKAISPYRAAPLSFGPPVATHRTSKLGRVGYLVVGSVAALIALGLLLAPLGRGSDPGRWALAVLQASMFGTGAAFALRAFVRRVRGRVTVHDEGICITNHSGSHVFSWDDVTAIWARFYEPVRSPESIVRLGARDGRVIELPTELDGAKDLAARVQNETAARLVAEAESALDAGERLKFGPVVVDASGIHYGASGSPWNDVDAMQLSFRWLEVRLTSGRRLLLPTEEVRNVGVLLAVAKRFGVGRLAGGPA
- the msrP gene encoding protein-methionine-sulfoxide reductase catalytic subunit MsrP — encoded protein: MARLPPPPPSSEITPEARYLRRREILKSAGLFVGTAAALGTGLVALTGRGRRATVTAEPLPPGLALPTPGPPPAPPGSAAARDPFKTDEPRTPYEDVTTYNNFYELGLDKEDPARNTKTLKPRPWTVVFEGEIKKPQRIDIDTLLKWFPLEERVYRMRCVETWSMVIPWLGFPLGKLIERLEPTSRAKYVAFTTLMDPEQLPFQLTDVLEWPYREGLRLDEAKHPLTMLAAGLYGKSLPGQNGAPLRLVVPWKYGFKGIKSIVRIALVEKEPETSWNMAAPREYGFYANVNPEVAHPRWSQAMERRIGDLDKRPTLMFNGYAEEVAHLYAGMDLRMFY
- a CDS encoding NAD(P)-dependent oxidoreductase, with translation MKILVFGASGPTGREVVAQALDAGYEVRAFARRPAAVGAWSPRLELVQGDVLEWGHVGPAMRGVDAVISALGTGKDLGETNLFSDGFAAILWAMAEARVRRFVCVTSAGTIEDPRAPFLFRTAGRWMLRRVIADQQKAEERLRASDSDWTIVRPPRLLDGPRRGNYKVEKDGPAGDSYEVSRADVAEFMVSELMAMRYVREAVGIGY
- a CDS encoding acyl-CoA thioesterase, whose protein sequence is MPSDLALDTKVTPVPGSSGHYTTHLPDAWSWNLPSGGVLMTVALRAIEDAIGDATFRPVSATSLFCTPVPAGPLEVRVEILRRGNAAVQARAALRAEASPGTDLEVSATFARERPGIDLIDTSPPRVPDPEQAPPIVEPRRSTPGRTEYPFLDNFDSRLGLGHVWWEPGWSAGPARYARWMRYKIPQRLPDGTLDPFAIPPIADLMPPALRQKLGPDGPPFHAPSLDLTVHFLDPTTSEWQLVSVWARRARMGHATAEVEVWGADGKLTAYATQTMFLRKPTR
- a CDS encoding ABC transporter permease, encoding MRYLTLLGLQLRKSATLAMQYRWDFVVSGALALLWTAAGLVPFHIAFHGRPPVGGWTYESALVVVGFFTLLRGVLDGAVNPSLLSVVQQIREGTLDFVLLKPADAQFLVSTTKFEVFRVLDALAGLGLVTFAFVRLGHAPSAAGVLTALVMLVAATVVLYSIWILVIAAAFWVVRVDNLAYLFDSIFDFARWPVSVFKGIWKFVFTFVIPLGVMTTYPAEALLGALATETAVASIFGATALAVAARAVWTRAIGHYTSASS